GGGAGCAACAGGGGTGACCGGCCCGACAGGAGCGACAGGTCCAACAGGAGTAACCGGTGCAACAGGGGCGCCGGGTCCAACAGGGGCGACCGGTCCAACAGGAGTAACGGGTCCAACAGGAGCCACGGGCCCAACAGGAGCGAAAGGTCCAACGGGAGCAACAGGGGCCGCCGGTCCAACCGGAGCGACCGGTCCAACAGGGGCGACCGGCTCAACAGGAGCGCCGGGAGCAACAGGGGCCACCGGCCCAACAGGGGCGACCGGTCCAACAGGGGCGACAGGTGCAACAGGGGCGCCGGGTCCGACAGGAGCGCCGGGTGCAACGGGAGCCACAGGCCCAACAGGAGTAACGGGTCCAACCGGAGCGACCGGCCCGACAGGAGCAACCGGTGCAACAGGGGTGACAGGCCCGACAGGAGCAACCGGTGCAACAGGGGTGACCGGCCCAACAGGAGCGACGGGAGCAACGGGAGCGACCGGCCCAACAGGAGTAACGGGTCCAACAGGGGCGCCAGGTCCGACAGGAGCGCCGGGTGCAACAGGAGCGATCGGCCCAACAGGAGCGACGGGAGCAACGGGAGCGACCGGCCCAACAGGAGTAACGGGTCCAACAGGGGCGCCAGGTCCGACAGGAGCGCCGGGTGCAACAGGAGCGATCGGCCCAACAGGAGCCACAGGTCCAACAGGAGCCACAGGAGCGACCGGCCCAACAGGAGCCACCGGTTCAACAGGGGCGACCGGCCCAACAGGAGCGACGGGAGCAACGGGAGCGACCGGCCCAACAGGAGCCACAGGCCCAACAGGGGCGACGGGCTCGACAGGAGCGCCGGGTGCAACGGGAGCCACAGGCCCAACAGGAGTAACGGGTCCAACAGGAGCGACCGGCCCGACAGGAGCAACCGGTGCAACAGGGGCGACTGGCCCAACGGGAGCGACCGGCCCAACAGGAGCCACAGGTCCAACAGGAGCCACAGGGGCGACCGGCCCAACCGGAGCGCCGGGTCCAACAGGAGTAACCGGTCCAACAGGAGTGACCGGCCCAACAGGAACGACCGGTGCAACAGGGGCGACAGGTCCAACGGGAGCCACCGGCCCAACGGGAGCCACAGGCCCAACAGGGCCGCCGGGTCCAACGGGAGCCACGGGTCTAACAGGAACGACCGGTCCAACAGGAGCGACCGGTCCAACGGGAGTCACCGGGGCCACGGGAGCGACCGGTCCAACAGGAGCGACCGGCCCAACAGGAGCGCCGGGTGCAACGGGAGCGACCGGCCCAACAGGAGCCACTGGCCCAACGGGAGCGACCGGTGCAACAGGGGCGACTGGCCCAACGGGAGCGACCGGCCCAACAGGAGTAACGGGTCCAACAGGAGCCACAGGCCCAACAGGAGTAACCGGTGCCACAGGGGCCACGGGAGCAACAGGAGCCACGGGCCCAACAGGAGCGACAGGTGCAACAGGAGCGACCGGTCCAACAGGAACGGCGGGAGCAACAGGAGCCACGGGCCCAACAGGAGCCACGGGCCCAACAGGGGCGACAGGTCCAACAGGAGTAACGGGTCCAACAGGGGCGACGGGTCCGACAGGAGCGCCGGGTGCAACGGGAGCCACAGGCCCAACAGGAGTAACGGGTCCAACAGGAGCGACCGGCCCGACAGGAGCAACCGGTGCAACAGGAGCAACCGGTCCCACGGGAGCCATCGGTTCAACAGGGGCGACCGGCCCAACAGGAGCGCCGGGTGCAACGGGAGCCACAGGCCCAACAGGAGCCACGGGCCCAACGGGAGCGACCGGTGCAACAGGAGCCACGGGCCCAACAGGAGCGACGGGCCCAACAGGAGTAACCGGTGCCACCGGTGCAACAGGGGCCACGGGCCCAACAGGAGCGACAGGTCCAACAGGAGCCACGGGCCTAACAGGAGCGACCGGTCCAACAGGAGCGACCGGTCCAACAGGGGCGACCGGCTCAACAGGAGCCACGGGCCCAACAGGAGCGACAGGTCCAACAGGGGCCACGGGTGCAACAGGAGCCACGGGCCCAACAGGAGCGACAGGTCCAACAGGAGCGACGGGCCCAACAGGAGCGACAGGTCCAACGGGAGCAACAGGGGCCGCCGGTCCAACAGGAGTAACGGGTCCAACAGGGGCGACGGGTCCGACAGGAGCGCCGGGTGCAACGGGAGCGACCGGCCCAACAGGAGCGACGGGTGCAACGGGAGCGACCGGCCCAACAGGAGCGACAGGTCCAACAGGAGCCACGGGCCCAACAGGAGCGACAGGTGCAACAGGAGCGACCGGTCCAACAGGAACGGCGGGAGCAACAGGAGCCACGGGCCCAACAGGAGCGACCGGTCCAACAGGAGCGACCGGTCCAACAGGAGTAACGGGTCCAACAGGAACCACAGGCCCAACAGGAGCGACAGGTCCAACGGGAGCAACAGGGGCCGCCGGTCCAACAGGAGCGACCGGTCCAACAGGGGCGACCGGCTCAACAGGAGCGACCGGTCCAACAGGAGCGACGGGCCCAACAGGAGTAACCGGTGCCACCGGTGCAACAGGGGCCACGGGCCCAACAGGAGCGACAGGTCCAACAGGAGCGCCGGGCCCAACAGGAGCGACAGGTCCAACAGGAGCGACGGGCCCAACAGGAGCGACGGGCCCAACAGGGGCGACCGGCCCAACAGGAGCCACAGGTCCAACCGGAGCGCCGGGAGCAACAGGGGCCACCGGGCCAACCGGAGCGCCGGGAGCGACCGGCCCAACCGGAGCGCCGGGTCCAACAGGAGTAACCGGTCCAACAGGAGTGACCGGCCCAACAGGGGCGACGGGTCCAACAGGAGCCACGGGTCCGACAGGAGCGACAGGTCCAACAGGGGTGACAGGTCCAATAGGAGCGACCGGTCCAACAGGGGCGACGGGCCCAACAGGGGTGACAGGTCCAGCGGGAGCCACGGGTGCAACAGGGGCGCCGGGTCCAACAGGGGCGACCGGCCCAACAGGAGCCACAGGTCCAACGGGAGCGCCGGGAGCAACAGGGGCCACCGGGCCAACCGGAGCGCCGGGAGCGACCGGCCCAACCGGAGCGCCGGGTCCAACAGGAGTAACCGGTCCAACAGGAGTGACCGGCCCAACAGGGGCGACGGGTCCAACAGGAGCCACGGGTCCGACAGGAGCGACAGGTCCAACAGGGGTGACAGGTCCAATAGGAGCGACCGGTCCAACAGGGGCCACGGGCCCAACAGGAGCCACAGGTCCAACGGGAGCGCCGGGAGCAACAGGGGCCACCGGGCCAACCGGAGCGCCGGGAGCGACCGGCCCGACCGGAGCCACAGGTCCAACGGGAGCGCCGGGTCCAACGGGAGCCACGGGCCCAACAGGAGCGACGGGTCCAACAGGAGCCACCGGCCCAACAGGAGTAACGGGTGCAACAGGAGCGACCGGTCCAACAGGAACGGCGGGAGCAAC
The DNA window shown above is from Salipaludibacillus agaradhaerens and carries:
- a CDS encoding NTTRR-F1 domain produces the protein MSIQNLVVNGGFETGTLANWQFLNTTIISVRPHTGQFSARFSSGSITAFISQTIPVQPENHYEFFVSMSKQGLQASPEIIVQVSFLNDLNEIVGTGLSFKIVYGTIPTIEENIWKFIYQNTFSAPASATHAEVMISKPPAALNAPAVLIDNVEVLEANGSGVTGPPGPTGAPGPTGVTGPAGATGPTGATGATGAPGPTGATGVTGPTGATGPTGVTGATGAPGPTGATGPTGVTGPTGATGPTGAKGPTGATGAAGPTGATGPTGATGSTGAPGATGATGPTGATGPTGATGATGAPGPTGAPGATGATGPTGVTGPTGATGPTGATGATGVTGPTGATGATGVTGPTGATGATGATGPTGVTGPTGAPGPTGAPGATGAIGPTGATGATGATGPTGVTGPTGAPGPTGAPGATGAIGPTGATGPTGATGATGPTGATGSTGATGPTGATGATGATGPTGATGPTGATGSTGAPGATGATGPTGVTGPTGATGPTGATGATGATGPTGATGPTGATGPTGATGATGPTGAPGPTGVTGPTGVTGPTGTTGATGATGPTGATGPTGATGPTGPPGPTGATGLTGTTGPTGATGPTGVTGATGATGPTGATGPTGAPGATGATGPTGATGPTGATGATGATGPTGATGPTGVTGPTGATGPTGVTGATGATGATGATGPTGATGATGATGPTGTAGATGATGPTGATGPTGATGPTGVTGPTGATGPTGAPGATGATGPTGVTGPTGATGPTGATGATGATGPTGAIGSTGATGPTGAPGATGATGPTGATGPTGATGATGATGPTGATGPTGVTGATGATGATGPTGATGPTGATGLTGATGPTGATGPTGATGSTGATGPTGATGPTGATGATGATGPTGATGPTGATGPTGATGPTGATGAAGPTGVTGPTGATGPTGAPGATGATGPTGATGATGATGPTGATGPTGATGPTGATGATGATGPTGTAGATGATGPTGATGPTGATGPTGVTGPTGTTGPTGATGPTGATGAAGPTGATGPTGATGSTGATGPTGATGPTGVTGATGATGATGPTGATGPTGAPGPTGATGPTGATGPTGATGPTGATGPTGATGPTGAPGATGATGPTGAPGATGPTGAPGPTGVTGPTGVTGPTGATGPTGATGPTGATGPTGVTGPIGATGPTGATGPTGVTGPAGATGATGAPGPTGATGPTGATGPTGAPGATGATGPTGAPGATGPTGAPGPTGVTGPTGVTGPTGATGPTGATGPTGATGPTGVTGPIGATGPTGATGPTGATGPTGAPGATGATGPTGAPGATGPTGATGPTGAPGPTGATGPTGATGPTGATGPTGVTGATGATGPTGTAGATGATGPTGATGPTGATGPTGATGPTGVTGPIGATGATGATGPTGATGPTGATGPTGATGATGATGPTGATGPTGTAGATGVTGPTGATGATGATGPTGATGPTGATGAAGPTGATGPTGATGSTGATGPTGVTGATGVTGPTGAPGATGATGPTGAPGATGATGPTGATGPTGATGPTGATGPTGATGPTGATGPTGATGPTGATGPTGATGPTGVTGATGATGPTGATGATGVTGATGVTGPTGTTGPTGAPGPTGATGPTGATGPTGVTGPIGATGPTGATGPTGATGPTGPPGPTGVTGPTGTTGATGATGPTGATGPTGATGATGVTGPTGATGPTGTAGATGATGPTGATGPTGATGVTGPTGATGPTGVTGATGATGPTGVTGPTGVTGPTGATGLPGETGPTGATGATGATGATGATGLTGVTGPTGATGATGVTGATGPTGPPGPTDQPELFFNNVSGAESIFNPPALNTEVTVVTVPNVEVISGQDVKVDFALAIETDNVANNNFICQLRLYRGTTLLQTRIFNRNLASAGTQRFILGNTFVDTVPASGTVEYSVRTFVTTATNVTTAAALNRDLNLITFPL